A portion of the Corynebacterium ammoniagenes DSM 20306 genome contains these proteins:
- a CDS encoding DUF4040 family protein, whose amino-acid sequence MLFYVLVLLGLTVAVAPLASRLLERNAGWLLAIPLLAGAGMAAAAYSTDEVHTESVQWMPTIGVDFSLRLDGLSLVFLMLVLLIGAGVLAYSTRYLHHKDTAFYFYICGFAASMAVVVTTDNLMVFYLAWELTTLCSYFLIANSGEKGHQPAIRTLLVTVLGGLFLLGATVIMAISADTMSISEVIASPMWEDNIGLKATVAFLIAIAAFTKSAQFPFQAWLPDSMVAIAPVSAYLHAAAMVKAGIYLILRYSPLLHDVQLWNVMLVVAGGITALFGALTAIKCDDLKELLAYSTMSQLGLLVLTVGIGTDVAITAAIVHTVAHACFKAALFMSVGIIEHETGTRSYQELRHTRIVKMPFTTGIIIISGASMAGIPLLLGFVSKEGLITAALESGLAQPFTILVTAVIVITSMFTFAYSFRYIIGSRGATKHSIAEAEYQAEEGGYEPEPVQTIREANPTVWIVPGLLALVTLVLGLIPPLMNWIVSQAALATTGQSIEVELAVWHGFNVPLALSAVIITFGIILVKFNRELARAMTNFGAPISGLDAVENLRQGIINFGAKYATGPSGTTSMRRHLVLPLLMLVLIAGVGIFTLRDLPEVYRETSTPMDWVFVLIIAIGVLASVMAKSRLTVVVVVSIAGYGVTLWFYALGAADVATTQLTVEILTVCVLVLVLHRLPDHFTPETRKFHWWSIVLSVVVGLCAMLAVWGLTGRRDKSDAARLYLEQAPEDTGGSNIVNTILVDYRAFDTFGELTVLGMAGISIAVLLAKFRLAPVRETLLDRKSPIFGAFENSVFLRATSRVVGPIIVVLSVLLFFRGHYQTGGGFVAALVGSGGMALMYLSAPSNDRAKVRWPYFTLIGSGVALASLTGLAGFFEGSFLTSLHVDIFGSQQTSAMIFDLGVYLAVLGVIVAAFNLLGMPRKGDKEFHILLDLDSERTLERRGETEDHKALAAQAANKTEERSK is encoded by the coding sequence ATGCTTTTTTATGTTTTAGTGCTTTTAGGGCTTACGGTCGCAGTTGCCCCACTGGCGTCGCGTCTCTTAGAGCGTAATGCAGGGTGGCTTCTTGCTATACCGCTGTTAGCTGGTGCCGGAATGGCGGCAGCAGCATATAGCACCGATGAGGTTCATACTGAGTCAGTGCAATGGATGCCGACCATTGGCGTGGATTTTTCTTTGCGCCTCGATGGTCTCTCGTTGGTCTTTTTGATGCTCGTGCTGCTGATCGGCGCGGGCGTGCTGGCGTACTCAACGCGGTATCTCCACCACAAGGACACTGCTTTTTACTTTTATATCTGTGGCTTCGCTGCCTCCATGGCAGTCGTCGTCACCACAGATAACCTCATGGTGTTCTACCTCGCGTGGGAGCTGACAACCCTGTGCTCCTACTTCTTGATTGCCAATTCCGGTGAAAAGGGACACCAACCGGCTATCCGTACTTTGCTGGTGACGGTATTAGGCGGACTCTTCCTGCTGGGCGCCACCGTAATTATGGCCATCAGCGCCGACACCATGTCTATCTCTGAGGTCATTGCCTCACCAATGTGGGAAGACAATATCGGGCTGAAGGCCACCGTGGCCTTCTTGATTGCGATCGCGGCGTTTACTAAGTCGGCGCAATTTCCCTTCCAAGCCTGGTTGCCGGATTCCATGGTGGCTATTGCGCCAGTTTCTGCCTATCTTCACGCGGCAGCGATGGTCAAGGCAGGTATTTATCTGATCTTGCGCTACTCGCCGCTGTTGCATGATGTGCAGTTATGGAATGTCATGCTGGTAGTCGCCGGTGGTATTACGGCCCTCTTTGGCGCATTGACTGCTATTAAGTGTGACGACCTGAAGGAACTTCTGGCGTATTCGACGATGTCGCAATTGGGCCTATTGGTTCTGACGGTTGGCATCGGCACCGATGTTGCGATTACCGCAGCCATTGTTCATACCGTTGCCCACGCCTGTTTCAAGGCGGCACTGTTTATGTCCGTCGGAATCATTGAGCATGAAACCGGCACGCGTTCGTATCAGGAATTGCGTCATACCCGGATTGTGAAGATGCCGTTTACCACGGGGATCATCATCATCTCCGGTGCATCGATGGCCGGTATCCCATTGCTACTGGGCTTTGTCTCCAAAGAAGGCCTCATTACAGCCGCACTGGAATCCGGTTTGGCACAGCCATTTACCATTCTTGTCACCGCGGTGATCGTCATTACCTCGATGTTCACCTTCGCCTACTCCTTCCGCTATATCATCGGCTCCCGCGGTGCGACCAAGCACTCGATCGCCGAAGCCGAGTACCAGGCGGAAGAGGGCGGCTATGAACCAGAACCAGTCCAGACCATTCGGGAAGCAAACCCAACTGTGTGGATTGTCCCTGGTCTTCTCGCGCTGGTTACCCTGGTGCTCGGTCTCATTCCACCGCTGATGAACTGGATCGTGAGTCAGGCAGCTTTGGCAACTACCGGGCAAAGCATCGAAGTGGAACTAGCCGTCTGGCATGGCTTTAACGTTCCGCTGGCATTGAGCGCTGTCATCATTACCTTCGGCATTATCCTGGTGAAGTTCAACCGCGAACTGGCACGTGCGATGACGAACTTTGGTGCACCAATTTCTGGTTTGGACGCAGTGGAAAATCTGCGCCAGGGAATTATCAACTTTGGCGCCAAGTACGCAACCGGCCCATCGGGTACTACCTCGATGCGTCGACACTTGGTATTGCCACTGTTAATGCTGGTGCTGATTGCTGGCGTGGGTATTTTTACCCTGCGCGATCTGCCAGAGGTCTACCGTGAAACCTCAACACCAATGGACTGGGTCTTCGTACTCATCATCGCCATCGGTGTGCTCGCCTCGGTCATGGCTAAATCACGTCTGACCGTAGTCGTCGTTGTCTCCATTGCGGGCTACGGCGTTACCTTGTGGTTCTACGCCTTGGGCGCAGCCGATGTGGCAACCACCCAGCTGACCGTAGAAATTCTGACGGTCTGTGTGCTGGTCCTGGTTCTGCACCGTCTGCCAGATCACTTCACCCCAGAAACCCGTAAGTTCCACTGGTGGTCCATCGTGCTATCCGTCGTTGTCGGCTTGTGCGCGATGCTGGCAGTTTGGGGACTGACCGGGCGTCGGGATAAGTCAGACGCGGCACGTTTGTACCTGGAGCAGGCACCGGAAGATACCGGTGGCTCTAATATCGTGAACACTATTTTGGTCGACTACCGTGCATTCGATACTTTCGGCGAGCTCACGGTCTTGGGCATGGCTGGTATCTCCATTGCGGTACTGCTGGCTAAGTTCCGCCTCGCTCCGGTGCGCGAAACCCTCCTAGACCGGAAATCACCAATCTTTGGTGCCTTCGAAAACTCGGTATTCCTGCGCGCGACCAGCCGTGTGGTTGGCCCCATCATCGTGGTGCTCTCCGTACTGCTCTTCTTCCGCGGGCACTACCAAACCGGTGGCGGATTCGTCGCGGCACTGGTTGGCTCCGGTGGCATGGCGCTGATGTATCTGTCTGCGCCAAGCAACGACAGAGCAAAGGTTCGTTGGCCATACTTCACCCTCATCGGTTCTGGTGTTGCACTGGCATCGTTGACCGGTTTGGCGGGCTTTTTCGAAGGCTCTTTCCTTACCTCGCTGCACGTGGACATCTTCGGTTCACAGCAAACTTCCGCCATGATTTTCGACTTGGGCGTTTACCTCGCGGTTCTTGGTGTCATCGTGGCCGCCTTCAACCTGCTGGGCATGCCGCGTAAGGGAGATAAGGAATTCCATATCTTGTTGGACTTAGACTCCGAACGCACTTTGGAGCGTCGAGGAGAAACCGAAGACCACAAGGCGCTTGCTGCACAGGCGGCAAATAAGACCGAAGAAAGGAGCAAGTAG
- the ftsY gene encoding signal recognition particle-docking protein FtsY, which translates to MESNLTLWIGIAVVVLIIVIVLLILWGKKRGEDKKVTFDKPEEEPKELTQQQKSGNYQAQSGFNFAPAKSAEPVPAREDKAPSTEHKKPQQAAAQAPEAPQPPVPPVVPPTPNEEPASAESATQEPDAVKPAPEKAAPVEEENPEADSVLPVEQPEEVGEKQEEPKDAVEESSAAPQQSVNPEEDSPIFDEVAEDLDAEDVRDEVDEHEKAQEAADAAEVQSDSAAAALEETPVPEEPVATPEPTELVEEIEPAGGRLGRLRGRLSRSQNAIGQGLMGILSAGDLDEDAWEEIEDTLIMADLGTTVTMKVSDSLRQKIAERGVSSEAEARAMLREALIEVGHPEMDRSIKAMPHEGKPAVIMVVGVNGTGKTTTTGKLARVLVSMGHSVLLGAADTFRAAAADQLETWGRRVGATTVRGKEGADPASVAFDAVAKGVEQQVDVVLVDTAGRLHTSNDLMDQLGKVKRVVEKKSSVDEVLLVIDATVGQNGLMQARVFREVVDITGVVLTKLDGTAKGGIVFQVQEELGVPVKLVGLGEGADHLAPFEVEGFVDALLGEQ; encoded by the coding sequence ATGGAATCGAACTTAACGTTGTGGATCGGCATTGCCGTTGTTGTCCTCATCATCGTCATTGTCCTGTTGATTTTGTGGGGCAAAAAACGCGGTGAGGATAAGAAGGTAACTTTTGACAAACCTGAGGAAGAGCCAAAAGAGCTAACCCAACAGCAAAAGTCCGGCAATTATCAAGCACAATCCGGCTTTAACTTCGCGCCCGCCAAGTCTGCGGAGCCAGTACCTGCACGCGAAGATAAAGCCCCGAGCACCGAGCATAAAAAGCCTCAGCAGGCTGCTGCGCAAGCTCCCGAAGCTCCGCAACCTCCGGTGCCACCAGTAGTTCCACCCACCCCTAACGAAGAGCCTGCTTCCGCAGAGTCTGCTACCCAGGAGCCGGACGCTGTTAAACCCGCACCTGAAAAAGCAGCGCCAGTCGAGGAAGAAAATCCGGAAGCAGATTCCGTACTCCCAGTTGAGCAGCCAGAGGAAGTAGGGGAGAAGCAGGAAGAACCAAAGGACGCTGTCGAGGAAAGCAGTGCGGCTCCACAACAGTCTGTTAATCCAGAAGAAGATTCCCCGATCTTTGATGAAGTGGCCGAAGATCTTGACGCAGAAGATGTTCGTGACGAGGTCGACGAGCACGAAAAGGCACAAGAAGCAGCTGATGCCGCAGAGGTTCAGTCGGACTCTGCCGCAGCGGCACTTGAAGAGACTCCAGTTCCGGAAGAGCCGGTTGCTACGCCTGAGCCCACCGAGCTGGTGGAAGAAATCGAGCCAGCTGGTGGCCGTCTCGGTCGCTTGCGTGGTCGTTTGTCCCGGTCTCAAAATGCCATCGGCCAAGGTTTGATGGGCATTTTATCCGCGGGCGATCTAGATGAAGATGCCTGGGAGGAAATCGAAGATACCCTCATCATGGCGGATTTGGGTACCACGGTGACGATGAAGGTCTCAGATTCCTTGCGTCAAAAGATCGCAGAGCGAGGTGTCTCCAGTGAGGCAGAAGCGCGCGCGATGTTGCGTGAGGCATTGATTGAGGTAGGTCATCCAGAAATGGATCGTTCCATCAAGGCAATGCCTCATGAAGGAAAGCCTGCAGTAATCATGGTCGTCGGCGTCAACGGCACCGGCAAGACCACCACCACGGGCAAATTAGCGCGCGTGCTGGTATCGATGGGCCACTCGGTTCTGTTGGGCGCTGCGGATACTTTCCGTGCAGCGGCTGCAGATCAGCTAGAAACCTGGGGACGTCGCGTCGGCGCTACCACCGTGCGCGGTAAAGAAGGTGCTGACCCAGCCTCTGTCGCTTTCGATGCCGTGGCAAAGGGCGTTGAGCAACAAGTCGATGTTGTCTTAGTGGATACTGCCGGGCGCTTGCATACCTCCAATGACCTGATGGATCAGCTCGGAAAGGTCAAGCGCGTCGTTGAAAAGAAGTCCTCGGTTGATGAGGTCTTGCTCGTCATTGACGCAACCGTGGGCCAAAACGGTTTGATGCAAGCACGCGTGTTCCGTGAGGTCGTTGATATCACGGGCGTCGTACTGACCAAGTTGGATGGCACCGCGAAGGGCGGAATTGTCTTCCAAGTCCAAGAAGAACTGGGTGTCCCAGTCAAGCTCGTGGGCCTGGGCGAAGGTGCAGACCACCTTGCCCCCTTTGAAGTGGAAGGCTTCGTCGATGCACTACTTGGCGAACAGTAA
- a CDS encoding monovalent cation/H+ antiporter subunit D family protein, which translates to MWYSPELVASLLPLFAAIPLLAAGLLILFQRVRLLQEVVMYTVLGAGLIGSCILIAITADGTALAHRVGNWDALVAIPFAVDMFAALMLVTVSILAIVCAWFATASGFSKEPFFAPLTLVLMCGVYGALLTADIFNFFVFIEVMLLPSYGLYATTIYRRGGRQQLAGLRLFIVANLFASNMLLAGVALVYGSYGAVNLAQLQGAAKEEPAVAIAMSVVILAMLIKASVVPIHTWLARSYPYTNPAVTALFSGLHTKVGVYAIYRWYAVIFDGDARWLWILVLLFTLTMVIGVLGAVGEKTTREILAFHMVSQLGYILMGVALFTHLGMTAGIFYLIHHMIVKASLFLSTGAVEVAYGTGELDKVTNISKREPIIAVAFFAAALSLAGIPPFSGFVAKFTLLLGTWEAREIYALVAMLVVSLITLLSMLKIWKGMFWGDRTKAAPKPRAGQDPDSEAATICGGVASYPELPEEGASVAVKAASEAYIIEDTKDARPRIKFWLAAPAVITALLTLAIGVGGEVLLNWSDTAAAGLLDTSNYVEAVLG; encoded by the coding sequence ATGTGGTACAGCCCTGAACTAGTGGCATCCTTACTGCCACTGTTTGCAGCTATTCCGCTGCTTGCAGCTGGTTTATTAATTCTTTTCCAGCGTGTACGACTCCTGCAAGAAGTCGTCATGTACACCGTGTTGGGTGCGGGTTTAATTGGCTCGTGCATCCTCATTGCTATTACCGCCGATGGCACCGCCTTGGCACACCGCGTGGGTAATTGGGATGCTCTTGTAGCCATTCCTTTTGCGGTGGATATGTTCGCCGCGCTGATGCTGGTTACAGTATCTATTTTGGCGATTGTGTGTGCTTGGTTTGCCACCGCGAGTGGCTTTTCCAAAGAACCTTTCTTTGCACCACTGACCTTGGTTCTCATGTGTGGCGTCTATGGCGCATTGTTGACGGCAGATATTTTCAACTTCTTCGTCTTCATCGAGGTCATGCTGCTGCCTAGCTACGGGCTGTATGCCACGACCATCTACCGTCGCGGCGGTCGTCAGCAGCTGGCGGGTTTGCGCCTGTTTATTGTCGCCAACCTGTTTGCGTCCAATATGCTGCTCGCCGGTGTTGCCCTGGTCTACGGCTCCTACGGTGCGGTGAACCTCGCGCAGCTGCAAGGTGCGGCCAAGGAAGAACCTGCCGTGGCTATCGCGATGTCGGTTGTCATTTTGGCCATGCTGATCAAGGCCTCGGTGGTGCCAATCCACACCTGGCTGGCACGTTCTTACCCCTATACCAACCCAGCGGTCACCGCTCTGTTCTCCGGCCTGCACACCAAAGTCGGTGTTTACGCGATTTATCGTTGGTACGCCGTGATCTTTGATGGTGATGCGCGCTGGTTATGGATCTTGGTTCTGCTATTTACCCTCACTATGGTCATCGGTGTCCTCGGCGCGGTCGGGGAGAAGACCACGCGTGAGATTTTGGCCTTCCACATGGTGTCACAGCTCGGCTACATCCTCATGGGCGTCGCGCTGTTTACCCACCTGGGTATGACCGCGGGAATCTTCTATCTGATTCACCACATGATCGTCAAAGCTTCGCTGTTCTTGTCCACCGGCGCTGTCGAAGTTGCCTATGGCACAGGAGAGTTGGACAAGGTGACCAACATTTCCAAGCGAGAGCCGATCATCGCGGTCGCTTTCTTTGCCGCCGCATTGTCGCTGGCCGGAATCCCGCCATTTTCAGGATTCGTCGCAAAGTTCACCTTGCTGCTGGGAACGTGGGAAGCAAGAGAAATCTACGCGCTGGTTGCGATGTTGGTCGTCTCCCTCATTACCTTGCTGTCCATGCTCAAAATTTGGAAGGGCATGTTCTGGGGAGATCGCACCAAGGCAGCACCGAAACCACGCGCGGGACAAGATCCTGATAGCGAAGCAGCCACCATCTGCGGTGGCGTCGCGAGCTACCCAGAGCTTCCTGAGGAAGGCGCATCGGTTGCTGTTAAGGCAGCATCGGAGGCTTATATCATTGAAGATACTAAGGATGCCCGCCCACGCATTAAGTTCTGGTTGGCTGCTCCAGCAGTTATTACCGCGCTTTTGACCCTCGCCATCGGCGTGGGCGGCGAAGTTCTGCTGAACTGGTCGGATACTGCAGCAGCTGGTCTTTTAGACACCTCTAATTACGTTGAGGCGGTGCTTGGATAA
- a CDS encoding Na+/H+ antiporter subunit E produces MDYLTYPFRFIGFWLWYIKEFTVANYSVLKDILSRGHDSTPGIARYPCESESEAHYTLIAALITVTPGTLVVGAAANTEEGQRVMYVHGMYNSDADELRADLRDMEERMLRGVMIHPHFFSDRKKEA; encoded by the coding sequence ATGGATTATTTAACTTACCCATTTCGTTTCATTGGCTTTTGGCTCTGGTACATCAAAGAATTTACCGTTGCCAACTATTCCGTCTTGAAAGATATTTTGTCCCGCGGGCATGACTCGACTCCTGGCATTGCCCGGTACCCCTGCGAATCAGAATCTGAAGCGCACTACACACTCATCGCAGCATTGATTACCGTGACCCCAGGTACGTTGGTTGTCGGTGCGGCAGCGAATACAGAAGAAGGCCAGCGGGTGATGTATGTCCATGGCATGTACAACTCGGATGCTGATGAACTGCGTGCAGATTTGCGCGATATGGAAGAGCGCATGCTGCGCGGAGTGATGATTCACCCGCACTTTTTCTCTGACCGAAAGAAAGAGGCTTAG
- a CDS encoding sodium:proton antiporter, which yields MTLAISSGILIGGAVYLMLRRDMLRIALGFTLLSHGINLMIVATGGTYARNEPFGEHTTAQMAFAADPLPQAFVLTAIVIGFSISVLMFVTAAVGDGNDATRPELDLDEHKDVVL from the coding sequence ATGACCCTGGCTATTTCCTCAGGCATCCTCATCGGAGGCGCTGTCTACCTCATGCTGCGCCGAGACATGCTGCGCATCGCGCTCGGGTTTACGCTTCTTTCGCACGGCATCAACTTGATGATTGTTGCCACCGGTGGCACTTATGCCCGCAATGAACCATTTGGTGAGCACACGACGGCACAGATGGCATTTGCTGCGGACCCGCTGCCACAGGCTTTCGTGCTGACTGCGATTGTTATTGGTTTTTCGATTTCGGTACTCATGTTTGTCACCGCCGCAGTAGGCGATGGCAATGATGCCACCCGTCCAGAACTCGACCTGGATGAGCACAAGGATGTGGTTCTCTAA